The genomic region TCCACTGTGTCTGCGTGTTCAACCCGCCCGTCACCGGACGGGAGGACCACGATGAGAACGGCGTCTACCCGCTGCTGACCGAGGAGGCCTGACCGCCATGACCGACGTACTGACCAATATCCGGGCGGATCTCTATCCGACCCGTGGTACGAGTGAAGTGACCACACCCCGCCAGGACCCGGTGGTCTGGTCGCGGCCCGGAGCCGCGGGGCCGGTCACCGGGCCCGAGCTCCAGGGCTTCGAGCGGGACGGGTTCCTCACCGTCGACCAGCTGCTCAGGGACGACGAAGTGCCGCTCTACCGCGCCGAACTGGACCGGCTGATCGCCGATCCGGACGTCCGCGCGGACGAGCGGTCCATCATCGAGCCGCAGTCGCAGGACGTCCGGTCGGTCTTCGAGGTGCACAAGCTGAGCGAGGTCTTCGCCCGGCTCGTGCGGGACGAACGGCTGGTGGGCCGGGCCCGGCAGATCCTCGGCTCGGACGTCTACGTCCACCAGTCCCGGATCAACGTCAAGCCGGGATTCGGCGCCAGTGGCTTCTACTGGCACTCGGACTTCGAGACCTGGCACGCCGAGGACGGTCTGGCCAACATGCGGGCCGTGTCGGTCTCGATCGCGCTGACCGAGAACTTCGACACCAACGGCGGCTTGATGATCATGCCGGGTTCGCACCAGCACTTCCTGGGGTGCGCGGGCGCGACGCCGAAGGACAACTACAAGAAGTCGCTCCAGATGCAGGACGCGGGCACCCCGTCGGACGCGGCACTGACGCGGATGGCGGACGCCCACGGCATCAGGCTCTTCACGGGCCGGGCCGGTTCGGCGACCTGGTTCGACTGCAACTGCATGCACGGCTCGGGCGACAACATCACGCCGTACGCGCGCAGCAACGTCTTCATCGTCTTCAACAGCGTGGAGAACGCGGCGGTGGAGCCGTTCGCGGCTCCTGTCCGGCGCCCGGAGTTCATCGGGGCACGGGACTTCACGCCGGTGAAGTGAGCCGACGTGCATGAAGAGGGGGACGGCACCGGGTGCCGTCCCCCTCTCCTGCGTCAGCCGCCGAGCGCGGGATGGTCCGTGCAGCCGCGGCAGCACTGATCCCGTACCGCTCCGGGCGCCCCGGCGGTCAGCCGGCGAGGACGTCCAGCAGCCGGTCGACGTCGGCTGCCGTGTTGTAGAGGTGGAAGGCGGCGCGCAGATTGCCCGCGCGGTCGGAGAGCGCGACGCCCGCCCGGCCGAGCTCCTCCTGGCGGTGGCCGAGCCCCGGCACCGAGACGATCGCCGAGCCGGGGGCGGCGACGAACTGCTGCCCCGTGCGGTCGAGGCCCGCCCGGAACCGGTCGGCGAGCGCGACGTCGTGACGCCCGATCACGGCGGGGCCGATCTCCTCGATCAACGCGAGGGAGTGCCGCGCCCCGGTGTACGAGAACAGGGCCGGGCTCTCGTCGAACCGCCGTGCGGAGTGGGCGAGTTCGGCCACCGGCCCGTAACAGCTGTCCCAGGGCTCCTCCCCCGCGACCCAGCCCGCGAAGACCGGGGTCAGCCCACCCAGGTCCTCGGGGACCACCAGGAAGGTGACTCCGCGCGGGCAGGTCAGCCATTTGAAGGCGACGGCCACCGTGTAGTCGTCCTCGGCGGCGGTGAGCGGCAGCCAGCCCGCCGACTGCGAGGCGTCCACGAGGGTACGGGCGCCGTGGGCGCGGGCGGCGGCCCGGACCGCGGCGAGATCGGCGAGCCGCCCGTCGGCCGACTGCACGGCGCTGACCGCGACGAGCGCGGTTTCCGGGCGTACCGCGTCCGCCAGCGACTCCAGCGGCACACTGCGCACCTTGAGGTCGCCCCGTACGACGAAGGGGTTCACCAGCGAGCTGAACTCCCCCTCGGCGACCAGGACTTCGGCCCCCTCGGGGAGCGAGGCGGCGATCAGTCCCGCGTAGACGGCGACGGAAGCCCCGGCCGCCACCCGGGACACCGGGACTCCGGCGAGCCGGGCGAAGGAGGCGCGGGAGGCCTCCACATCGGCGAACATGTCGGGCGGGCTGCCCACGGAGGCCGCCGTCACCGCCGCGTGCATCGCGGCGACGGTACGGGCCGGGAGCAGCCCGGTGCTCGCGGTGTTCAGATAGGTCGTCCGAGGCGCGAATTCCACGCCTGCCAAGGTCTCTGCCGAGGTCTCCATGGGCACCACTCTGCGGCCCCGGCGGCTCTCCGTCCATCGCGAAGAGCCGCCGGGTACCGCGAAGGGACGCCTAAGGGCTGTCCCGTAATTCCTGGTGGATCAGCGCACGGCGTCAGATGCGGTGCATCGCAAGGCGGAGGGGCGCCCGAATACTGGATGTATTCGGGCGTTCCGACAACGCCGCGAGGTGCCGTAGCTGTCGTCGTGCGCCCGCCAGGAATTACGGGACAGCCCTTAGCCTCTCGTTTGGATCACCCCGGGCTCGCGGGGTGATCCAAACGAAAGACCCTATGCCTGGCCGCCGGCCTGCGGAACGTCGCACCCGTCCGGCCCGCAGACCTCGCCGTCCCCGCTGACCGCCGTCAGCCGGGGCTTGGCGTCCCAGGCCTGGCCGAGCGCCTGGGTGAAGACCTCGGCGGGCTGGGCGCCGGAGACGCCGAAGGCGCGGTCGAGTACGAAGAACGGCACGCCGTTCGCGCCCAGTTCGGCCGCCTCGCGCTCGTCGTCCCGTACCGCGTCGGCGTACGCGGTGGGGTCGGCCAGCACCGTGCGGGCCGCGCCGGCGTCGAGGCCCGCTTCGGCGGCGAGCTCCACCAGGTGCTCGTCGCTTCCGAAGACGGACTGCTCGTCGGCGAAGTTCGCCCGGTAGAGCAGCCCGATCAGCTCGTCCTGGCGGCCCTGTTCCTTGGCGAAGTGCAGCAGCCGGTGCATGTCGAAGGTGTTCCCGTGGTCACGGCCCTCGGTGCGGTAGCCCAGCCCCTCGGCTCCGGCGTTGGCGGCGATGTTGTTCTCGGCCTCCTGTGCCTGCTCCGCGGTGAGCCCGTACTTCTTGCCGAGCATCTCGATCACGGGGGCGGCGTCGCCCTTCGCGCGGCCCGGGTCGAGCTCGAAGGAACGGTGCACCACCTCGACCTGGTCCCGGTGCGGGAAGGCGGCCAGCGCCTTCTCGAACCGCGCCTTGCCCACGTAGCACCAGGGGCAGGCGATGTCGCTCCAGATCTCGACGCGCATGTTCTTCATCTCTCCAGGATCGTGACGCGCGGGAGGCCCCGCGCACCTGGTCAACGTGGCGGGGTACCGGCGCATTCCCCGGCGCTCCCGGCGGCCGGGACGGTCAGCAGCATCGTGATGTGATCGTCGCCGGGTCCCCGGAGCACGGTGGCGTCCTGCTGCCAGCCGTGCCGGGTGTAGAAGCGCTGGGCGCGCAGATTGTGCTCGAACACGGTGAGCCGCGCCCCGGGCACTCCGGTCTGCTGCCAGGCGGTCACCACCGCGGTGTGCAGGGCGCTGCCGATGCCCTTGCCCCAGCGCGCCGGAGCGACATGGAACTGGGTGAGGGTCATGGCCCCGTCGATGACGCGGAAGGCCGCGACCCCGGAGACGACACCCCCGTCCTCCGCGCAGAGCACACCGCCGTCCTGCCGCGCCACGGCCCGGACCCAGCCCTCGCGGACCTGGGACAGCACGTCGGGGCCCGCGTACTCGGCCACCGGGAGGTGCCCCTCGTAGTACGTCGCGCGGGCGGCAGCGTGAAAGGTGGCGATCGTGTCGATGTCTTCGGGACCAGCAATTCGGATCATGAGGGGAAGGACGCGGGCGGCCGGGGCACAGTTGCAGCCCGGCCGCCCGCGCGTCAGCTGCCGTCGCGCAGCCCCTTGGGCGCGTACGCCCGGTACGCGACGGAGTCGAAGGTCACCGCGCAGCCGTCGGCCTCCGGCGACTGCGCCAGGAAGCCGATCCGGGCGGCTGCGGCGTCACCGAGCGCGAAGACCCGGACGAACGTCCAGCGCTCACCGTCCGGCGACGCGTGGAAGGCGAACGCACTGCCCGTGCGGCTGATCCGCAGCCAGACACTGTCGCCCTCCACCACCGAGGAGTTGACGTCGTCGGAGTACCCACGGGTCACGACCGAGCAGATCGTGGGGGTGTCCGGGGAGAGTTCGAGGCAGAGCTTGGCCCACTCGCGGTCGCCCACGTGCAGGTAGAGGGCGCCCGCGTCGCCCGCGCCGACGAAACCGACCGCCACTCTGGCGATCAGCTGGAAGTCGCCCGGCGGCGGCGTGCCGAGCAGCCGGGGCGCGTCGGACGCGGGATCCAGGGAGTCGCCCGCCGGTGGTACGAACAGGTCCTGGCGCGCTCCCGCACGGACCGAAAGCACCCCTGAGCCGTGCGACCAGGGGGCCTGCGGGCCGTACGGGCTCAGCGGGAAGGGCAGTTCCGGGAGCCGGTTCATTCCGGCAGCCCGTTGATGCGCCGCGGCAGGCCCAGCGGGTTGGCCTCGCGCAGTTCCGGCGGGAGCAGCGCCTCCGGCGTCGTCTGGTACACGACCGGGCGCAGCCAGCGCTCGATCGCGGTGCCGCCGACCGAGGTGGAGGTGGAGGTGGAGGCCGGGTAGGGGCCGCCGTGGTGCTGTGCGGGGGCGACCGCGACGCCGGTCGGCCAGCCGTTGACCAGGACACGCCCGGCGAGCGGGGTGAGTTCGGCGAGCAGCGCGGCGGCGCCGCCTTCGCCGGCGGCCTCGGCGGCGGACACCTGGAGGGTCGCCGTCAGGTTGCCGGGGAGCCGGGAGAGCACCGCGGCGATCTCGTCGGCCGATTCGTAGCGGGCGACGACCGTCACCGGGCCGAAGCACTCTTCGAGGAGCAGGTCGTGCTCGCCGTCCGCGGCGAGCAGCGCGGCGGGCAGCGTCAGGAAGCCCGCGCTCACGGTGTGGTCGCTGCCCGCGCCGGGGGTGACCGGTGCGTCGACCCCGGTGAGCGCGGCCCGTTCGCGTACCCCCGCGAGGAAGTTGTCGCGCATCCGGTGGTCGAGGAGGACTCCGGCTTCGCTGTCGCTGACCGCGTCGGTCAGCGCCTTCACGAGGGTGTCACCGGCCGCTCCGCCGGGGACGAGGACGAAGCCGGGCTTCACGCAGAACTGGCCGACGCCCTGGGTGACGGAGCCCGCGAGGCCGGCGCCGATCTCCTCGGCGCGCTCGGCAGCCGCGGCCTCGGTCACCACGACCGGGTTGAGCGAGCCGAGCTCGCCGTGGAAGGGGATCGGCACGGGCCTGGCGGCTGCCGCGTCGAAGAGGGCCCGGCCGCCCCGTACCGAGCCGGTGAAGCCGGCGGCGGCGACCAGCGGGTGCTTGACCAGCGCGACACCGGCGTCGAAGCCGTGCACCACGGAGATCACCGCGGCGGGCAGTCCGACCTGCTCGGCGGCCCGGTGCAGCACGGCGACGCACAGTTCGGAGGTGGCGGGGTGGTCCGGGTGGGCCTTGACCACGACCGGGCAGCCGGCCGCGAGCGCGCTCGCGGTGTCCCCGCCGGGTACCGAGAAGGCCAGCGGGAAGTTGCTCGCCGCGTAGACCGCGACGACTCCCAGCGGCAGCTTGTACCGGCGCAGGTCGGGCCGGGGCGGTATGGCGCCGGGGTCCGGGTGGTCGATGCGGATGTCGAGGAAGAAGCCTTCGTCGATGACGTCGGCGAAGGCCCTGAACTGGGCCGTGGTGCGGGCGAGTTCGCCCGTGAGCCGGCCGGGGCCGAGCGCGCTCTCCGCGTCGGCCGCCTCGATGACCTGCGGCGCCGCTTCGTCGAGCAGGTCGGCGGCGGTGCGCAGCAGCGCGGCCCGTACCCTACGGTCGGCGAGCGTCGCACGCACGGCGTGGGCGGCGCGGACCGCCTGGTCCACCTCACCCGCCGTGGCCTCCAGCGCGACCTGTTCGCGCTGCTTCCCGGTTCGGGGGTCGACACTCCAGACTGGTGTTGCTGCCACCGCGAACGTCCTTCCAGATCCACTGCCGCACAGCATGACTTGTTCGGTAAAGTTGTTCGGTATTCTGAACACAGTTCCAGATCATGAACTCTCCTGGAACTCTAATAACGCGCGTTCAGCATTGACAAGAGGGGCAGGGTCGAATGTCGACTGCCGAGACAGCAGGTGGGGCGCAGGTCAAGTCCGCGGTGCGGACGGTCGAGTTGCTGGAGTACTTCGCCGGGCGGCCCGGCATGCACTCCCTGGCGGCCGTCCAGGAGGCGGTCGGCTACCCCAAATCCAGCCTCTACATGCTGCTGCGCACCCTGGTGGAGCTGGGCTGGGTGGAGACCGACGCGACCGGCACGCGGTACGGCATCGGCGTACGCGCCCTGCTCGTCGGCACGTCGTACATCGACGGCGACGAGGTCGTAGCGGCGGCCCGCGCCACCCTGGACCGGCTCTCCGACGACACCACGGAGACCATCCACCTCGCCCGCCTCGACGGCACGAACGTCGTCTACCTCGCCACCCGCCAGTCGCAGCACTATCTGCGCCCGTTCACCCGCGTCGGCCGTCGGCTGCCCGCCCACTCGACGTCGCTGGGCAAGGCGCTGCTCGCCACCCACAGCGACGAGCAGGTCCGCAAGATGCTGCCGGAGACCATGGCGCAGCTGACCGAGCACACGATCACCGACCGCGAGAAGCTCATCGAGGAACTGCACCTCATCCGCGAGCAGGGGTACGCGGTCGACCGCGAGGAGAACACCCTGGGGCTGCGCTGCTTCGGCGTCGCGATCCCGTACCGCACCCCGGCGCGCGACGCGATCAGCTGCTCGGTACCGGTCGCCCGGCTCACCCCGGCGCACGAGCAGATGGTCAAGGACGCACTCTTCGACGCCCGCGACCGGCTGACCCTCGCCACCCGGAGGCTCTGATGGACATCGTCCTGCGCGCGGTCGAGGACGCGGACCTGCCGGTGATCTTCGCGCACATGAGCGACCCCGTCTCGAACCATATGGCGGCCTTCACCTGCGAGGACCCCACGGACCGGGCGTACTTCGACGCACACTGGAAGCGGATCCGCGCCTCGGACGCCGTCCTGCGTACCGTGCTCGCCGACGGTGCGGTCGTCGGCCACACCGCGGTGTACGGGCCGCCCGACGAGCGCTCGGTCACCTACACGATCGGGCGGGCCCACTGGGGCAGGGGCCTCGCGACCGCCGCGCTGCGCGCGCTGCTCGCCCTGGTCCCCGAGCGGCCCCTGTACGCCCGCGCCGCCGCCGACAACCCGGGCTCGGCCCGGGTGCTGGAGAAGTGCGGTTTCGTCGTCACCGGCCGGAACCGGGACTTCGCGCACTCCCGCGGGGCGGAGACCGACGAGCTGCTGTTCACCCTGCCGGGATGAGACCTGCCGGGACGAGACCCGTCCCCGCCGCCCGGACCGGACGGACCGGGCGGTGGGGACGGACCGGGCGGACCGGAGGCGGCCCCCGCAGATGAGAGCCGGCTGAAAAAATCGAGGCCCGGGAACGGCACACCCGGCTCCGTTCGTCTCCACACGGGATGAACAAGACAATCAGGCGCACCTCGGTCTTCTGCCTGCTCCTCGTCCTCGCGCTGCTGGTGCGGGCGACCTGGCTGCAGGCGTTCGAGACCCAGGCGCTCGCGGACAACAAGCACAACCGGCGGACCACGATCGCGCAGTACGCGCAGCCGCTCGGCGACATCGTCGTGGGCGGTTCCGCGGTCACCGGATCGAAGCGGACGGACAGCGATGACCTCGCCTACAAACGCACGTACACCGACGGCGACCTCTATGCGGCCGTCACCGGATACAGCTCGCAGGCCTACGGGTCGACGCAGCTCGAAAGCCTCTACAGCAGCGTGCTCGACGGCACCGACGACCGGCTGAAGAACCCGGTGCAGGCGCTCACCGGCAAGCAGACGGCCCCCGGTGACGTGCTGACCACGATCGATCCCGCGGTGCAGAAGGCGGGGTACCGGGCGCTCGGCGACAAGAAGGGCGCGGCCGTCGCCATCGATCCGAAGTCGGGCGAGATCCTCGGGATGGTCTCCACGCCCTCGTACGACCCGTCGAAGATCAGCGGGACGACGGACGGCGCCGCCTGGAAGCAGCTGACCGGCGACAAGAGCCAGCCGATGCTCAACCGGGCGCTGCGCCAGCCGCTGCCGCCCGGCTCCACCTTCAAACTGGTGGTCGCGTCGGCGGCGCTGGAGAACGGGCTGTTCTCGTCGGTCGACGAGAAGACGGACAGCCCGAACCCGTACCGCCTGCCGGGTACGACCACGGATCTGAAGAACGAGAGCGCGTCGGCCCCCTGTGAGAACGCGACGCTCCGCACCGCGCTCCAGTACTCCTGCAACAACGTCTTCGGGAAGCTGGCCGACGATCTGGGTCAGGCCAAGCTGAAGGCGATGGCGGAGAAGTTCGGCTTCAACGACACCAAGCAGGACGTGCCGGTGCGGGCGTGGCCGAGCATCTACCCGTCCGGCATGGACCAGGCGCAGACGGCGCTCACCGGCATCGGCCAGTTCGATGTGACCGCCACGCCGCTCCAGATGGCGATGGTGTCGTCGACCCTGGCCAACGGCGGGGTGCTGACCACCCCGCACATGGTCTCGAAGGTGACGGACGGGGACGGCAACACCCTTCAGTCGTACGGTAAGCCGGCGTCCCGTCGGATCGTCTCCCAGTCCACCGCCGCGCAGTTGCGCAGCGCGATGGTGACCGTCGTCGAGGACGGAACGGGCTCCAACGCCAAGGTCGGCGGCGCCGAGGTGGGCGGCAAGACGGGCACGGCGCAGCACGGCGAGAACAACAGCCAGGCCCCGTACGCCTGGTTCACGTCGTACGCGAAGGACAAGGCGACCGGCAAGGAGGTGGCGGTGGCGGTGCTCGTCGAGGATTCGAACGCGACGCGCGCCGAGATCAGCGGCAACGGTCTGGCGGCGCCGGTCGCACAGAAGATGATGGCGGCGGCGCTGAAGAGGTAGCCGCGCGGTGACCGCTGGAGAAGTGGCTGCTCGGTAACTGCCGGAGAACTGGCTGCTCGGTGATCACGGCGGCAGTGGCCGGTCCGTGATCACCGCGCGGCAGTGGCCGGTCGGCGATCACCGCGGCAACTGCCGGTCGTTGATCACAGCGGAAGTTTCCGTTCGGTGATCACCGCGCGGGCGTCACGCATAGGGTGCCGCCATGGCCATACGACTGCCCCGTTCCCCGTCCGGCTGGACCATGGCGGTCTTCGGCGTGCTCGCCGCGGTACTCGGCGTGGCCGGACTGGTCTCGCCCGACGCGCTGTTGAAGATGCTGGGCTTCCACTCCGTACCGGTGTCCCGCCGCCCCGGCTCGGACTACACCCGGACCTTCATCACGGCCTCGTCGATGGCGGCGGTCAACATGGGCGTGTACTACGTGCTGGCCGCGCTCGCCGACTGGAAGGCGTTCTTCCGCTGGACGGTCCCGTTCCGGCTGCTGACCTTCGCGGTCTTCACCACCGCGGTCGTCACCGGCCGCGCCCCGGCCGGCTTCCTGGGCGTGGGCCTGTGGGAAGGGACCGGCGCGGTCGTGACGGGGCTGGCGCTGCGGTACGAGAAGGCGGGCGCGGCGCGGCCGGTCCCGGCGCCGACAGGCTGACGCCGGGACCGGTGTGCTGCGTCAGGGCAGGAAGTACATCGGGTTCGGGAGCTTGTACGTCTTGTCGGCGAACCCGCCGCTGAGGTCGGAGTACTGGTCCCCGAAGTTGGCCACGATGGTGTAGCCGAGCGATTCGATGTGCTTCCTGGTGCCCGACTTGAACTGGACCGTGGTGCAGCTCCAGGTCGGCGAGGCGCAGCTCAGGTAGGACGGCGCGGAGGTCTTGTCCTGCAGGTAGAAGTGCGCCTTGTCGACCGGTACGCCGTACCCGGCCTTGGTGAGGTTCACCGCCGACGCGGTGCGCTGGGTCTCGGCGCGGCCGGTCAGGAAGAAGACCGTGACGCCCTTCTTCGCGGCGTAGTTGACGACGTCCGGCATCCCGAAGACGGCGACCGACTGGGCGCTCTGGACGTAGTCGTCGAAGGCCTTCGCGTTGTAGGCGAAGCCGTTCTTCTTCTCGTAGTCGTAGGTCAGCAGGGTCGTGTCGTCCACGTCGAGCACGATGGCGGGCTTGCGGCCGTGCGCGGTGTGGCGGGCGGCATCGGCGATCTGCCGCTTCGCCTTGGTCTCGATGCCCTTGACCTGCTTGGCGTAGTTGCTGGTGGGCGACGCCTGGTAGGCACCCGAGGCGTCGGCCTTGCCGCCGTAGAAGGCGTTGATGCTGTCTTCGACCTTGGTGATGTTCGGGATTTCCTTGTCGGTCCTCGGGACCGAGTTGTCGGCGGTGGCGGCGCCGACGCCGTAGAAGGCGCTCCCGGCGGCGGCGAGCGCGACGGTACACACGGAAATCCTGGTGAGTCTGGAGGGCATGCGCGGGTAACTCCGGTTCTGATGTGTGACGGACGAACAGCAGGTCACTGGTTGTCTACGCGCATCACATCCGCTGCACAAGACTCTTTGCGCATCCGTTGCCGGAGAAATCTGCTGCCGGGAGTCCCGTCGCCGGGGAAATCTGTTTGCCGGGCCGGGGCGACCCTGCTGAAGTGGGCGGATGGATCTCCGTGCGGTACTGGCCGCCTTCGACCGGCAGATGCGACAGGACGCGCCACCGGACGGCCCCGGGGGCCGGACCGAGCGGGTCGGCGGTGTAGTGCGCCGGACCGGTGCGGACGCCGCCGACTGGAACGCAGTCGTCTGGTCGGACCTGGACGAGGACACGGTGGACGCGGCCATCGCCGGGCAGGTACGCCACTTCGGCGCGCTGGAGCGCGAGTTCGAGTGGAAGCTGTACGCCCACGACCGCCCCGCCGATCTCGCGGACCGGCTCCGGGCGGCCGGGTTCACGCCCGAGCCCCCGGAGACCCTGATGGTCGCCGACGTCAAGGACCTGCCGACCGAGGTGCGGCTGCCCGAGGGCGTCGTCCTGCGCCCGGTGACCGACGCCGCGGGCGTGGAACTCATGGCGCGCGCCCACCGGGCGGCCTTCGGCACGGACGGCTCACGGATCATGCACCAGGTACTGGCCCAGGTGACGGACGCCCCGGAGTCGGTCGCCGCGGTGGTGGCGACGGCCGGTGACGTACCGGTCTGCGCGGCCCGGGTCGAATTCCATCCGGGCACCGACTTCGCGAGCCTCTGGGGCGGCGGCACCGACCCGGCCTGGCGCGGCCGGGGCATCTACCGGGCCCTGGTCGCGCACCGCGCCCGGCTCGCGGCCGGACGCGGCTACCGCTTCCTCCAGGTCGACGCGTCCGACGACAGCCGCCCGATCCTCCAGCGCCTCGGCTTCGCCGCCCTCACGACCACGACTCCGTACATCTCCCCCCTCGCCGTAAGGCGTTTCCGGGTGCATGGCTAAGACCGACCGGCAATTGGGGGGTGGGTGAAGGAGCGGGGTCCGGTGCGTGCGGTCGCAAGGCGGAGGATTGAGGCATGGCGGAGCCATGGTGATTGACGACAACGCGGCGAGCGTGCGTGCCGGACCCCGCGACGCCGCCCCCCAATTGCCGGTCGGTCTAAGGCAGCCGCCCGATCTCGGGCACCCCCCTCAGCTGCCACGCTGACCTGGTGAAATGGTCAATAGGACGCGTCCTGCGGGACCGTAACGCGGGGCTCTACCTGGCAGGTGCGGTCGTCGACGCCTTCGGCACGAGTGCCATGTGGCTGGCCTCCGGCATCTGGGTCAAGGCCCTGACCGGGTCGGACAGTCTCGCCGCGCTGGCCGTCTTCGCCATGTGGGCGCCGTCCCTGGTGGGGCCGTTGATCGGTACGGTCGCCGACCGGGTGCGCCGCAAGCCGCTGCTGGTGGTGACGAATCTCGGGATGGCGGCGCTGATGCCGGTGCTTCTCGCACTGGACTCGCCGGGCCGGATCTGGATCCTCTTCACCGTGCTGGTGATCTACGGCGTGCACACCGTGGTGGGCGGCGCGGCCGAGTCCGCGCTGGTCGCCGCCGCCGTCGACAAGGATCTCCTCGGCGACTTCAACGGACTGCGGATGACCGTCACCGAGGGCATGAAACTGGTCTCGCCCCTGGTGGGCGCCGGGCTCTTCGTGCAGTTCGGCGGAGCCGCCGTGGCGCTGCTCGACGCGGTCACCTTCGCCCTCGCGGCCGTGATCTTCACACTGATCCGGGTACGGGAGGCCGAGCCGGTGCGCCCCGCCGGCGCGCACTGGCTGCGGGACACGATCGAGGGCGCCCGCTTCCTGCGCGGCTCCCCCACGCTGCGTCCGCTGGTCCTCGCGGGTTCGGCGACGATGCTGGTCGCCGGGCTCAACGGCTCGATGATCTACGCGGTCGTCGACCGGCTGCTGGGCCACTCCCCCGGCTACGCCGGGCTGCTGTACTCGGTGCAGGGGGTCGGCTCCATCGCCATCGGCGTTCTGTCGGGTCCGCTGATGCGCCGGCTCCCGCCCCGCGTCTTCGCCGCCGCCGGGATCGCCGTGTTCGCGGCGGCGGTCGGGGCGCGCGCACTGCCGTACGACACGGTGGCCCTGGTGAGCAGTGCGGCGGTCGGTTTCGGGCTGCCGTGCGTCCTGGTCGCGGCGCTGACCGCGGTGCAGAGCGAGACCCCGGCCGCCGTACTGGGGCGTACGGCGGCCACCGCCAACAGCCTGATGTTCGTTCCGAACGCGGTGGCCCTCGCACTCGGCGCGGGGCTGGTCGCCGTGGTGG from Streptomyces sp. NBC_01267 harbors:
- a CDS encoding GNAT family N-acetyltransferase, coding for MDLRAVLAAFDRQMRQDAPPDGPGGRTERVGGVVRRTGADAADWNAVVWSDLDEDTVDAAIAGQVRHFGALEREFEWKLYAHDRPADLADRLRAAGFTPEPPETLMVADVKDLPTEVRLPEGVVLRPVTDAAGVELMARAHRAAFGTDGSRIMHQVLAQVTDAPESVAAVVATAGDVPVCAARVEFHPGTDFASLWGGGTDPAWRGRGIYRALVAHRARLAAGRGYRFLQVDASDDSRPILQRLGFAALTTTTPYISPLAVRRFRVHG
- a CDS encoding MFS transporter, producing the protein MKWSIGRVLRDRNAGLYLAGAVVDAFGTSAMWLASGIWVKALTGSDSLAALAVFAMWAPSLVGPLIGTVADRVRRKPLLVVTNLGMAALMPVLLALDSPGRIWILFTVLVIYGVHTVVGGAAESALVAAAVDKDLLGDFNGLRMTVTEGMKLVSPLVGAGLFVQFGGAAVALLDAVTFALAAVIFTLIRVREAEPVRPAGAHWLRDTIEGARFLRGSPTLRPLVLAGSATMLVAGLNGSMIYAVVDRLLGHSPGYAGLLYSVQGVGSIAIGVLSGPLMRRLPPRVFAAAGIAVFAAAVGARALPYDTVALVSSAAVGFGLPCVLVAALTAVQSETPAAVLGRTAATANSLMFVPNAVALALGAGLVAVVDVRVLLAVASVSGLAVALALARTGVRTARPVRV
- a CDS encoding HAD family acid phosphatase → MPSRLTRISVCTVALAAAGSAFYGVGAATADNSVPRTDKEIPNITKVEDSINAFYGGKADASGAYQASPTSNYAKQVKGIETKAKRQIADAARHTAHGRKPAIVLDVDDTTLLTYDYEKKNGFAYNAKAFDDYVQSAQSVAVFGMPDVVNYAAKKGVTVFFLTGRAETQRTASAVNLTKAGYGVPVDKAHFYLQDKTSAPSYLSCASPTWSCTTVQFKSGTRKHIESLGYTIVANFGDQYSDLSGGFADKTYKLPNPMYFLP